TCCCCAGGTCCCCAAGAGGCAAAGTCATCCTTGGAAGCTTCGTCATCGGTGCTCATGCGACTGCGAGGACGGGATTCGGGTTCCTCAGTTTCGTGAGCGAGGAGCGCCCGAGTATCGGTGTCGTCATCGGACTCAACGTCACTATCCAAGCTCCGCAGACGGTGATGGAGGGAACGGAAGGCATTCCGAGCAACAGGAGGCCGTTGACGTGCGAAGGGATCAATAAAGGCGCTCCGCTGGGCCTGGCCCTTGACCTTTGTCTTTCGAATTCTCGGCAAGGCCTTGGGTTCCAGGCGGCCGGTTCGCCGCTCGATGGGATCGGCCCGTGAGTTGGGGGTTCCCACGCGTGAGCTATTATTGCCGTCCTCGATGCTCGGTATCTCCTCGATATCGTCGGGGTGTTCAATGTTCAGCTTTCGTCGCTTAGCGACGTGGTTGGCAGGATCCAGGAATTCGGAGAGAAAAGGCGCGGCGACCTTGGTGCGGATGTGTCTAATGAGATGCTCAGTCATCTCACGACGGACAACCTCCACAGCCTCAATCACCGGGTCGAAGTTCTTAGCCCTCTgctttttctcttcttcgaggtctgcctcctcctctcttcgCCGCCTGTCTCTCTCATCGCGTTGGCCCGTCTCACCGCGAGGCTTCCGATCAGGGCTCGCGCTGGCCTGTCGGCGACGGTCGGGGGACTCATCTGaccgacgaggccgagggaGGCAGAGCTGCATGGTCATGTCATAGTTGAAGAATTCGGTGTGATTAACAGCACGAAAACATCTTTCAGCTTCAGACTTGCCAGTAAAAGAGTTGCGAAAGACGATGTAGTATCCAGACTTGTCGAGGCGAATGTCTTCGAATCCGTAATTCTTTAGCCGCTTCTTCATGTGCGGTACGATGCTTGTCAGAACGGGGACACTATCGCCTGCGATGTAGATGTATGGTTCGTCTGTAAGTTGGGGGGCCAgattcttgacctcgaccgCAGCATGGCCCTTGGGCTGGACTGGAGTTGTCGTCGGCTGCGGGGTGCTGGGAGCACCAGTAGGTCTCTGGGCTGCTGGCCCCTTGGGAGCGGTGGGGGGAGGTCTTGTGAAGCTCGACGCTGGTGTGGATTTTGGACCGATCGGAGGTGCCTGGGCTGCTTGAGcaagcttctctttctccttcttctccatcctttCCTTTTCCCTCCTGAGATGCTCTTCAAGCATTCGTCGACTCCTACGCCCTTCAGGATCATAGTCAACACGCACGACGTCAGCATCGACTTTGATGCCACGAGTTCGCACAGCTCGGCGAGCAGCATCGATGGCGGAAACACGGGGTCGGTCGGGGCGCTTCGAATCGCGGTAACGGATGGTAGCGAAGCCGAGGTAGCTGCCAGTCTCTGGGTGCATCTTGTTGCTACTCTCGGCGATCTCGCCAAAGGTGGCAAAGATGGCCGTCACCTTGCTGAAAGGGACCAGCGGATTATACCTCGTCACGACGATCTGAGTCGGTGGACCAGGGCCAATGGAGGTCTTGGGGTCGTAGGGGTAAGGCTTGATGTTCTCAGGCGCTGGCCGGAGGCGCGCCTTGGGGAGGTAGTAGTCGGTGTTGATGTAACCCAGACGACCTCCAGGCTTGGACAGCCGGGGATCTGTTGGGGGGGCGTCATCGTCCTAACCAGTTTCATTAGCCATGAGTCTCTTCACCACAGATGACGCCCCCCCGAAGGGAGAAAGATATATAATTGTACGTACCCGACCGAACTCTTTATAGGTCGGTTTGGCGTTTCTGCTGACGCTCTTATTGTGTACTCGATCGAGGAGCGGATCATAGGTGCACTTGAGGCCCTTGACGGAGGGCATGGGATCTCGAGCCGGAGGGCGCTCAATGGCGAGGGGTCCGTCTGATATCGAGCCATTGGGACCAACGGCCGGGGAATTATGAGAGGATTGTCTCGCGGCCCGATCGGCGGCCAGGGATGCCGACATGTCTGGCTTTGTTGGGGCCGTAGCCGACGAGTTGGATGGCGAATCTTTGGATGCGATGGGAGTGAGGCTCGAGGTGGGGAGGCGGGACGAAGTGGCAGTCGCCGCGGCACCGTGCCGGGCGGACGTGCTgaagatggacgaggcggcgCTGCTGTAGGAGCTAGCCGAGTCGACGGTGCTGGGGATGTCTGCGAGGGGGGATCCGTTGTCGTCAGGGTGAGCGGGAAGGGAATCCGACACGGCAAGATGGCCGTTGGGGCCAGAGGCGGGCTGGGCTGAAGCATTCGCGTGTGCATCAAACCCAGCGGACGCTGGCGTCGGGTCGGGGGCGCCGCCGTTGATggacgccgacgacgacgtcgTCTTGGGGCGGTCGCGATCCCGCTCTCGATCTGCGCGActctgagcctgagcctttACCTTTGGAGCCGTCGGGAAGAACTGCGCGAAGCTCGCGCCTGGCGGGCGAGTCATCGTGACGATGCGCTCTTCCTATCTCCCCCCCCGTGCTCCGACCATGATATACCCAGCGTTGAAGCGTCTGGTACACACGGCACTGTGGAGGGGCTATTTCCACGCTGGTAGGTTCTCTGAGGCGATTCCAGGCGGGTGGTTGTGAGCGCAGGAGCGAAGAGGCGGGCAGAATTAGGGCGCAGGAGGAGCCTTCACGCGACCGAGCGACGTTGCAGGTGGAAATGTGGCAGAGGGCGGCGGAGCGGCGTCATCCACCAGCGCAGCACAGCAAGCAAGGTCCTGCGGCGGTAAGGAGAAAAAAGTCGCCAGGGCCAGAGGGTCCGACGCCTTgtcgagaagaggaagcgaAGCGCGTAGCAGTGTCGATTGCGATGGCCGGTATCAATGTCCAGGTCGTGCAGCAAGACGAGGAGAATTGGTTGCGGGAGGAGGAAAAAATGGCTGACGACCAAGAAAGTTGACGATTGActgggcctggctggctCTGGGCTTTGACTTTTGGGTTCAGGGatgcaggagcaggagccTCTGGACAGAGCGGTAATGAAGGTCCCACCAGCCACACTGTGAGTGATCTTGGGGTGGCTTGAGCGACTTGTGCTGTCGCTGATTGGAGAGGGTCAGCAGGAAAATACACGGTTGACGGGGCAAGGTTGTGCTCATTAACGCGTCCCAAGTCCCGCTACCGCGCCTCCCCTCGACAAACGTGGCGTCCAGCTTCTGATGCGCATCAGATCAGTTGCCCGCTTTCTTTGACTGCATGAGATGATGCAAACAGCCACAGTCCGATCGGGGACAAACGAACTAGAGTCTCCTTCTTTGTCCAACAGAGCATGTGACGTTTGTTTTATTACTCATTTCTGGGCTTCACACTGGCATGACAGTGGAAAGAACCCATGGGGTAGTCAAATAGCGCCTACCTACCTTCCATGCCTGCCACAACTCTACGTGGTACCATACTTTGAATGGCCCATCATTTCTTGAAAAAGAGGGAAATATCGCTTTCAAGATCCCGCGGCCATCTTAAAATTGACAACCCCTGGAATTCAACGTAGCCGAGCTATTATGCTAGTGGGCCA
This genomic interval from Fusarium keratoplasticum isolate Fu6.1 chromosome 9, whole genome shotgun sequence contains the following:
- a CDS encoding Histone-lysine N-methyltransferase, H3 lysine-4 specific; its protein translation is MTRPPGASFAQFFPTAPKVKAQAQSRADRERDRDRPKTTSSSASINGGAPDPTPASAGFDAHANASAQPASGPNGHLAVSDSLPAHPDDNGSPLADIPSTVDSASSYSSAASSIFSTSARHGAAATATSSRLPTSSLTPIASKDSPSNSSATAPTKPDMSASLAADRAARQSSHNSPAVGPNGSISDGPLAIERPPARDPMPSVKGLKCTYDPLLDRVHNKSVSRNAKPTYKEFGRDDDAPPTDPRLSKPGGRLGYINTDYYLPKARLRPAPENIKPYPYDPKTSIGPGPPTQIVVTRYNPLVPFSKVTAIFATFGEIAESSNKMHPETGSYLGFATIRYRDSKRPDRPRVSAIDAARRAVRTRGIKVDADVVRVDYDPEGRRSRRMLEEHLRREKERMEKKEKEKLAQAAQAPPIGPKSTPASSFTRPPPTAPKGPAAQRPTGAPSTPQPTTTPVQPKGHAAVEVKNLAPQLTDEPYIYIAGDSVPVLTSIVPHMKKRLKNYGFEDIRLDKSGYYIVFRNSFTGKSEAERCFRAVNHTEFFNYDMTMQLCLPRPRRSDESPDRRRQASASPDRKPRGETGQRDERDRRRREEEADLEEEKKQRAKNFDPVIEAVEVVRREMTEHLIRHIRTKVAAPFLSEFLDPANHVAKRRKLNIEHPDDIEEIPSIEDGNNSSRVGTPNSRADPIERRTGRLEPKALPRIRKTKVKGQAQRSAFIDPFARQRPPVARNAFRSLHHRLRSLDSDVESDDDTDTRALLAHETEEPESRPRSRMSTDDEASKDDFASWGPGEDDSMTEASFHITDPLISRKRKLDASVETAFKRQKKSDEELFGVKLGQLGTGFVTREDSVDIIPEPETGDDLESRVSRSETPASVIGKTLKKKPAKAKKKTKKAVFEEREALKRQAETDSQRGDEEEVVEAPKAEPKVEEKPPAAEPVPEPVVEKYDEKLLSTEPLTPALVLPDGFKPDLSLFQGLALGVNDKPDVAKLSKRFAVKDIGDPELWLWKRNRIRELNSTQGTLEKPVSIEGYYVPNPTGCARTEGVKKILNSEKSKYLPHHIKVQKARQEREARFKKSGKDAAAAAAEAAKLAAEKLIAKGNSRANRATNRRYVADLNDQKKTLGQDSDVFKFNQLKKRKKPVKFARSAIHNWGLYAMENIAKDDMIIEYVGEEVRQQIAEIRENRYLKSGIGSSYLFRIDENTVIDATKKGGIARFINHSCMPNCTAKIIKVEGSKRIVIYALRDIAMNEELTYDYKFEREIGSLDRIPCLCGTAACKGFLN